The proteins below come from a single Piscinibacter gummiphilus genomic window:
- the rlmB gene encoding 23S rRNA (guanosine(2251)-2'-O)-methyltransferase RlmB, protein MTSKTSILFGFHAVTVRLKTAADSITEIHVDASRRDQRMRQFVERAKEAGVRLIESDDDRLQKLCGTHRHQGVVARVSAVAKSHSLDDTLDAVEGPPLLLVLDGITDPHNLGACLRVADGAGAHAVIAPKDHAVGINATVAKVASGAAETVPYFMVTNLARTLGELKERDIRVIGTSDAAEKSLYEIDLSGPVALVLGAEGAGMRQLTAKTCDELVRLPMKGAVESLNVSVASGVCLYEALRQREAKG, encoded by the coding sequence ATGACCAGCAAGACTTCGATTCTTTTCGGCTTCCACGCCGTCACCGTGCGGCTGAAGACGGCCGCCGACTCCATCACCGAGATCCACGTCGACGCCTCGCGGCGCGACCAGCGCATGCGCCAGTTCGTCGAGCGCGCGAAGGAGGCCGGCGTGCGCCTGATCGAGAGCGACGACGACCGCCTGCAGAAGCTGTGCGGCACGCACCGCCACCAGGGCGTGGTGGCGCGTGTGAGCGCGGTGGCCAAGAGCCACTCGCTCGACGACACGCTCGACGCGGTGGAAGGCCCGCCGTTGCTGCTGGTGCTCGACGGCATCACCGACCCGCACAACCTCGGCGCCTGCCTGCGCGTGGCCGATGGCGCCGGCGCGCATGCGGTGATCGCGCCGAAGGACCATGCGGTCGGCATCAACGCCACGGTCGCCAAGGTGGCGAGCGGCGCGGCCGAGACGGTGCCGTACTTCATGGTGACCAACCTCGCGCGTACGCTGGGCGAACTGAAGGAGCGTGACATCCGCGTGATCGGCACGTCCGACGCCGCCGAGAAGTCGCTCTACGAGATCGACCTCAGCGGCCCGGTGGCGCTGGTGCTCGGGGCCGAAGGCGCCGGCATGCGCCAGCTCACCGCCAAGACATGCGACGAGCTCGTGCGCCTGCCGATGAAGGGCGCGGTGGAGAGCCTCAACGTGTCGGTCGCGTCGGGCGTGTGCCTGTACGAAGCGCTGCGTCAGCGCGAGGCGAAGGGATGA
- a CDS encoding NAD-dependent deacylase gives MNEPAPLREARAWVHGAGTLAVLTGAGMSAESGIATFRDAQTGLWAKFDPAQLASPEGFRTNPSLVWDWYAERRKGVQRALPNAGHVALAQYEKTHLGRVTIVTQNVDDLHQRAGSTDVIRLHGDILQDVWLDTGRCRPCDMSRAVPGSPPRCAACGNLVRPGVVWFGEMLPAEALSRAELLAQSCDAMLVIGTSGAVYPAAGLAHTARRAGAKVIILNPEPSEIDDEAHLLLRGTAARILPALLQTE, from the coding sequence ATGAACGAGCCGGCACCGCTGCGCGAGGCCCGTGCCTGGGTGCACGGGGCTGGCACGCTGGCGGTGCTCACCGGCGCGGGCATGTCGGCCGAGAGCGGCATCGCCACCTTCCGCGATGCACAGACCGGCCTCTGGGCGAAGTTCGACCCCGCCCAGCTCGCAAGCCCGGAGGGCTTTCGCACCAACCCGTCGCTCGTGTGGGACTGGTACGCGGAGCGCCGCAAGGGCGTGCAGCGTGCGCTGCCGAACGCGGGCCATGTGGCGCTCGCGCAGTACGAGAAAACGCACCTTGGCCGCGTGACCATCGTGACGCAGAACGTGGACGACCTGCACCAGCGCGCCGGCAGCACCGACGTGATCCGTCTGCACGGCGACATCCTGCAAGACGTGTGGCTCGACACCGGGCGTTGCCGGCCGTGCGACATGAGTCGCGCCGTGCCCGGCAGCCCACCGCGCTGCGCCGCCTGCGGCAACCTCGTGCGCCCCGGCGTGGTGTGGTTCGGCGAGATGCTGCCGGCCGAGGCCTTGTCGCGCGCCGAGCTGCTGGCGCAGAGCTGCGACGCGATGCTCGTGATCGGCACCTCGGGCGCCGTCTACCCGGCAGCGGGGCTCGCGCACACGGCGCGGCGCGCCGGCGCGAAGGTCATCATCCTCAACCCCGAGCCGAGCGAGATCGACGACGAGGCGCACCTGCTGCTGCGCGGCACGGCGGCGCGGATCTTGCCTGCGTTGCTGCAAACGGAGTGA
- the upp gene encoding uracil phosphoribosyltransferase: protein MPVIDVKHPLVKHKIGLLREADISTKKFRELTHELARLLAYEATADFPLEKTTVACWSGPVEIDQVKGRKVTVVPILRAGLGMLDGVLDMVPNAKVSVVGLSRNHETLEPEHYFEKFVGHLDERTALIVDPMLATAGSMIATVDLLKRRGCTDVRALVLVAAPEGIAALQKAHPDVRCWTAAIDSHLNELGYIIPGLGDAGDKIFGTK, encoded by the coding sequence ATGCCAGTCATCGACGTCAAGCACCCTCTCGTCAAACACAAGATCGGTCTCCTGCGCGAGGCCGACATTTCCACCAAGAAGTTCCGCGAACTCACGCACGAGCTGGCACGCCTGCTGGCGTATGAAGCGACCGCCGATTTCCCGCTCGAGAAGACCACCGTCGCATGCTGGAGCGGCCCGGTCGAGATCGACCAGGTGAAGGGCCGCAAGGTCACCGTGGTGCCCATCCTGCGCGCGGGCCTGGGCATGCTCGACGGCGTGCTCGACATGGTGCCCAACGCCAAGGTGAGCGTGGTGGGCCTGAGCCGCAACCACGAGACGCTTGAACCCGAGCACTATTTCGAGAAGTTCGTCGGCCACCTCGACGAGCGCACCGCACTCATCGTCGACCCGATGCTCGCCACCGCCGGCTCGATGATCGCGACCGTCGACCTGCTGAAGCGACGTGGTTGCACGGACGTGCGCGCCCTCGTGCTCGTGGCCGCGCCCGAAGGGATCGCGGCATTGCAGAAGGCACACCCCGACGTGCGCTGCTGGACGGCCGCCATCGACAGCCACCTCAACGAGCTGGGCTACATCATTCCCGGCCTGGGCGACGCGGGCGACAAGATCTTCGGCACGAAATAG